The Corallococcus soli genome has a window encoding:
- a CDS encoding protein kinase domain-containing protein has protein sequence MTTGAHTTRFGKYELQERLGAGGMAVVHRARFTLAPGVSRAVVIKRVRDPYAQDPAFVEMFLNEARISMGLSHGNIVQVFDFGQEEGEYFLAMEWVDGQPLSHLLKRSRLKGLAHLPAPLAVGLVVEVCKGLHHAHTRRDEEGRPLGLVHRDVSPDNVLVSYEGEVKLADFGIAKAQLSGRPETQVGVVRGKYLYFSPEQTRAEPLDARSDVYTAGVVLFELLTGRRPVEGDAHAVMDRIARGLLTPAHQYVPELDPALASLMSRALALRRDDRFTSAEDFQRALSEWLANRAPLFPSSTLRHLMGWLFEEELKLAGQEPRIPASFLRQVGIWTGEDGPRGPEEPASASSVHRALESTEQVETEAVAPVAPVASAEPGPRGSVPVWVWGALVAVAVVAWGVWRVAAPESLVPAVHKLQVVTTPPGAEVRWDGLPAGMSPTVLEVPSGPASHRLELLFVGYQPWTTTVSASAVPERVQVALERLRPEPPPSPSVPGGVKGEESVPGSKGGPAPAPRGKKGFVYYWNDRHPEAGGSYLVGMNQLRRGNTMQARSEFKRCLELDEASVLCHLALGRMGARAGQAKEAREHYQRYLELEPQGDDAAEARRYLSGGKKGR, from the coding sequence CGGTTCGGGAAGTACGAGTTGCAGGAGCGCCTGGGGGCGGGCGGGATGGCGGTGGTGCACCGCGCGCGCTTCACGCTGGCGCCGGGCGTGTCGCGCGCCGTGGTCATCAAGCGCGTGAGGGACCCCTACGCGCAGGACCCGGCCTTCGTGGAGATGTTCCTCAACGAGGCGCGCATCTCCATGGGCCTGAGCCACGGCAACATCGTCCAGGTCTTCGACTTCGGGCAGGAGGAGGGGGAGTACTTCCTCGCGATGGAGTGGGTGGACGGGCAGCCCCTGTCGCACCTGCTCAAGCGCTCCAGGCTGAAGGGGCTTGCGCACCTGCCCGCGCCGCTGGCGGTGGGGCTGGTGGTGGAGGTCTGCAAGGGGCTGCACCACGCGCACACCCGCCGCGACGAGGAGGGCCGCCCGCTGGGGCTGGTGCACCGCGACGTGTCGCCGGACAACGTGCTCGTCAGCTACGAGGGCGAGGTGAAGCTCGCCGACTTCGGCATCGCCAAGGCGCAGCTGTCGGGGCGGCCGGAGACGCAGGTCGGCGTGGTGCGGGGCAAGTACCTCTACTTCTCCCCGGAGCAGACGCGCGCGGAGCCGTTGGATGCGCGCTCGGACGTGTACACGGCGGGCGTGGTGCTCTTCGAGCTGCTCACCGGGCGACGGCCGGTGGAGGGGGACGCGCACGCGGTGATGGATCGCATCGCCCGGGGGCTGCTGACGCCCGCGCACCAGTACGTGCCGGAGCTGGATCCCGCGCTCGCGTCGCTCATGTCGCGGGCGCTGGCCCTGCGGCGCGATGACCGCTTCACGAGCGCGGAGGACTTCCAGCGCGCCCTGTCCGAGTGGCTCGCGAACCGGGCGCCCCTGTTTCCCTCCTCCACGCTGCGCCACCTGATGGGGTGGCTGTTCGAGGAGGAGCTCAAGCTCGCGGGCCAGGAGCCGCGTATCCCCGCGTCCTTCCTGCGCCAGGTGGGCATCTGGACCGGGGAGGACGGGCCGCGCGGCCCGGAGGAGCCCGCGTCGGCCTCCTCGGTGCACCGCGCCCTGGAGTCGACCGAGCAGGTGGAGACGGAAGCGGTGGCCCCGGTGGCCCCGGTGGCCTCCGCCGAACCCGGCCCGCGCGGGTCGGTGCCCGTCTGGGTCTGGGGGGCGCTCGTGGCGGTGGCGGTGGTGGCGTGGGGCGTCTGGCGCGTGGCGGCACCGGAGTCGTTGGTCCCGGCCGTGCACAAGCTCCAGGTGGTGACGACGCCGCCAGGCGCGGAGGTGCGCTGGGATGGGCTCCCGGCGGGGATGTCGCCGACCGTGCTGGAGGTGCCTTCCGGGCCCGCGTCCCACCGGCTGGAGCTGCTGTTCGTGGGCTACCAGCCCTGGACCACCACCGTGTCGGCGTCGGCGGTGCCCGAGCGCGTGCAGGTGGCGCTGGAGCGGCTGCGCCCAGAGCCGCCGCCTTCCCCCTCCGTCCCGGGGGGCGTGAAGGGGGAGGAGTCGGTCCCCGGGAGCAAGGGGGGCCCGGCTCCGGCGCCCCGGGGCAAGAAGGGGTTCGTCTACTACTGGAACGACCGTCACCCGGAGGCGGGCGGGTCGTACCTGGTGGGCATGAATCAGCTCCGGCGCGGCAACACGATGCAGGCCCGTTCGGAGTTCAAGCGGTGCCTGGAGCTGGATGAGGCCTCCGTGCTGTGTCACCTGGCGCTGGGGCGGATGGGCGCGCGGGCGGGGCAGGCGAAGGAGGCCCGCGAGCACTACCAGCGCTACCTGGAGCTGGAGCCGCAGGGCGACGACGCGGCCGAGGCCCGCCGCTACCTGTCAGGCGGAAAGAAGGGCCGGTAG
- a CDS encoding YdcF family protein translates to MFLVLSKVLDLLLSPLTWALLLGVGSLLWRRRARVSVGLQLAALAVLYAFSIEPVVALLTRATEGGAVSTLQPETVYDAVILLGGGLDASATERSGQPEYNAAPERIMRGFELLRDGRAKQVLLSGGTLDARPEAVVEADVLARQLEHWGIAPERIVKEGRSRNTRENALNAEPLVRERGWKSLLLVTSAAHLPRAAGCFAAVGLRPDTLAVDVRSSPIPPGRLSWLPRAGGLSQSTDMLRELAGRVVYRLRGWTTP, encoded by the coding sequence ATGTTCCTCGTCCTCTCCAAGGTGTTGGATCTGCTGCTCTCCCCGCTCACCTGGGCGCTGCTGCTGGGCGTGGGCAGCCTGCTGTGGCGCCGTCGCGCGCGCGTGTCGGTGGGGCTCCAGCTCGCGGCGCTCGCGGTGCTGTACGCCTTCTCCATCGAGCCCGTGGTGGCGCTGCTCACGCGCGCGACGGAGGGCGGCGCGGTGAGCACGCTCCAGCCGGAGACCGTCTACGACGCGGTCATCCTGCTGGGCGGCGGGCTGGACGCGTCGGCCACGGAGCGTTCGGGGCAGCCGGAGTACAACGCCGCGCCGGAGCGCATCATGCGCGGCTTCGAACTCTTGCGTGACGGCCGCGCGAAGCAGGTGCTGCTGTCGGGCGGCACCCTGGACGCGAGGCCGGAGGCGGTGGTGGAGGCGGACGTGCTGGCCCGGCAGCTGGAGCACTGGGGCATCGCGCCCGAGCGCATCGTGAAGGAGGGCCGCAGCCGCAACACCCGGGAGAACGCGCTCAACGCCGAGCCGCTGGTGCGCGAGCGTGGCTGGAAGTCGCTCCTGCTGGTGACGAGCGCCGCGCACCTTCCAAGGGCGGCGGGCTGCTTCGCGGCGGTGGGCCTGCGGCCGGACACGCTCGCGGTGGACGTGCGCTCCTCGCCCATCCCGCCGGGCCGCCTGAGCTGGCTGCCGCGCGCGGGCGGGCTCAGCCAGAGCACGGACATGCTGCGCGAGCTGGCGGGGCGGGTGGTGTACCGGCTGCGCGGGTGGACGACGCCGTAG
- a CDS encoding bifunctional metallophosphatase/5'-nucleotidase, which yields MMKMTVSARAALLPLALVLAAHSAGAAAQTPAPPKPAATGDTVRLTLLHLNDVYQFQPTSQNRGGLSRVATLRQQALKESPNVLTLMAGDTLSPSVESSAEVEGEALKGRQMIDAWNALGVDYAVVGNHEFDFGDDVLRARLQQSRFPWLGANVMSVKSGQVFDGMKAWDVRDVGGVKVGIFGVVLPETQHSSRPGPDTRITPYCDAAKRAVDEVRAAGAQLVVALTHLAVEQDRELAKCVRVDVIIGGHDHDRVEETVAGTPIFKLDEDAVDLGQLTLDLDARTGAVKKLAWKVVPITAKVPDDAAFNAKMQPYAPLLATLAERIGRSPVALDARSAQNRLGETNLGSFLADTFREATGADVALVNGGAVRADRVLPAGTMTRRELYSLMPYRNELVMLEVTGTTLRAALENGVSLSSVDGKPPGRFPQVSGLRFTYDLRKPPGERVTRVEVRGRTLDETAVYRLATLSFIASGNDGYTMFKELPVSRGLPSPWDALAGAFSTGKPMPRAKPQGRIALRGAPRGGLRAPPTMK from the coding sequence ATGATGAAGATGACCGTGAGCGCCCGGGCCGCGCTCCTGCCGCTCGCACTGGTGCTGGCCGCCCACTCCGCGGGGGCCGCCGCGCAGACGCCGGCTCCGCCGAAGCCCGCCGCCACGGGGGACACCGTCCGGCTCACCCTGCTCCACCTCAACGACGTGTACCAGTTCCAGCCCACGTCCCAGAACCGGGGCGGCCTGTCGCGCGTGGCCACGCTGCGACAGCAGGCGCTGAAGGAGTCCCCGAACGTCCTCACGCTGATGGCGGGCGACACCCTCTCCCCGTCGGTGGAGTCCTCCGCGGAGGTGGAGGGCGAGGCGCTCAAGGGCCGGCAGATGATCGACGCGTGGAACGCGCTCGGCGTGGACTACGCGGTCGTGGGCAACCACGAGTTCGACTTCGGGGACGACGTGCTGCGCGCGCGCCTCCAGCAGTCGCGCTTCCCGTGGCTGGGCGCCAACGTGATGAGCGTGAAGTCCGGCCAGGTGTTCGACGGGATGAAGGCGTGGGACGTGCGCGACGTGGGCGGCGTGAAGGTGGGCATCTTCGGCGTGGTGCTGCCGGAGACGCAGCACTCGTCCAGGCCAGGGCCGGACACGCGCATCACGCCGTACTGCGATGCGGCGAAGCGCGCCGTGGACGAAGTGCGCGCGGCCGGGGCCCAGCTCGTCGTGGCGCTCACGCACCTGGCGGTGGAGCAGGACCGGGAGCTGGCGAAGTGCGTGCGCGTGGACGTCATCATCGGCGGGCACGACCACGACCGCGTGGAGGAGACCGTCGCGGGCACGCCCATCTTCAAGCTGGACGAGGACGCGGTGGACCTGGGCCAGCTCACGCTGGACCTGGACGCGAGGACGGGCGCGGTGAAGAAGCTGGCGTGGAAGGTGGTGCCCATCACCGCGAAGGTGCCGGACGACGCGGCCTTCAACGCGAAGATGCAGCCCTACGCGCCCCTGCTCGCCACGCTGGCCGAGCGCATCGGCCGCTCCCCGGTGGCGCTGGACGCCCGCAGCGCGCAGAACCGGCTGGGCGAAACGAACCTGGGCTCGTTCCTGGCGGACACGTTCCGCGAGGCGACGGGCGCGGACGTGGCGCTCGTCAACGGGGGCGCCGTGCGCGCGGACCGGGTGCTGCCCGCGGGGACGATGACGCGGCGGGAGCTGTACTCGCTCATGCCCTACCGCAACGAGCTGGTGATGCTGGAGGTGACGGGCACGACGCTGCGCGCGGCGCTGGAGAACGGCGTCAGCCTGAGCAGCGTGGACGGCAAGCCGCCCGGCCGCTTCCCGCAGGTGTCCGGCCTGCGCTTCACCTACGACCTGCGCAAGCCACCAGGCGAGCGCGTCACCCGGGTGGAGGTGCGGGGCCGGACGCTGGACGAAACAGCGGTGTACCGGCTGGCCACGCTGAGCTTCATCGCCTCCGGCAACGACGGCTACACGATGTTCAAGGAGCTGCCCGTGAGCCGGGGCCTGCCGTCGCCGTGGGACGCGCTCGCCGGGGCCTTCAGCACCGGCAAGCCCATGCCGCGCGCGAAGCCCCAGGGCCGCATCGCCCTGCGGGGCGCGCCGCGGGGGGGCCTGCGCGCGCCTCCGACGATGAAGTAG
- a CDS encoding MBL fold metallo-hydrolase has translation MSLSFVPLGVGDAFSALYYSSCLALEAEDQVLLLDCPHPIRKMMREASESSGVALDVDRVSAVALTHLHADHASGLEGLAYFSFFVLHRKMELLAHPSVTRRLWEGHLAAGMECLIEQQGASPSHKHFEDYFTHTALHLERSVRHGPFEIECRFTYHHVPTTAFRIRAGGRCLGYSADTAFDEGLIAWLSEADLVIHETNYGVHTPYEKLAALPEATRAKMRLIHYPDGFDASTSVIEPLVQGRRYTV, from the coding sequence ATGAGTCTGTCCTTCGTCCCCCTCGGCGTCGGTGACGCGTTCTCCGCGCTGTACTACTCGTCGTGCCTGGCGCTGGAGGCCGAGGACCAGGTGCTGCTGCTGGACTGCCCGCACCCCATCCGCAAGATGATGCGCGAGGCGTCCGAGTCCTCCGGCGTGGCGCTGGACGTGGACCGCGTCAGCGCCGTGGCCCTCACGCACCTGCACGCGGACCACGCCTCCGGCCTGGAGGGCCTGGCCTACTTCTCCTTCTTCGTGCTGCACCGGAAGATGGAGCTGCTCGCGCACCCGAGCGTCACGCGCCGCCTCTGGGAGGGCCACCTGGCCGCGGGCATGGAGTGCCTCATCGAGCAGCAGGGCGCCAGCCCCAGCCACAAGCACTTCGAGGACTACTTCACGCACACGGCGCTGCACCTGGAGCGCTCGGTGCGCCACGGGCCCTTCGAGATTGAGTGCCGCTTCACCTACCACCACGTGCCCACCACCGCGTTCCGCATCCGCGCCGGGGGCCGGTGCCTGGGCTACAGCGCGGACACCGCGTTCGACGAGGGGCTCATCGCCTGGCTGTCGGAGGCGGACCTCGTCATCCACGAGACCAACTACGGCGTGCACACGCCCTACGAGAAGCTGGCCGCGCTGCCGGAAGCCACGCGGGCGAAGATGCGCCTCATCCACTACCCAGACGGTTTCGACGCGAGCACGAGCGTCATCGAACCGCTGGTGCAGGGTCGGCGCTACACGGTCTGA
- the coaD gene encoding pantetheine-phosphate adenylyltransferase: MTIALYAGSFDPVTAGHLSVVRQAARLFSHVVVVVAVNPNKHTLLTASERVALVRGAVARHPNVTVTHTEGLIVELAREIGASVLLRGVRGATDAQFETELAQMNRALAPELSTLFLPAEAHLAEVSSSALKERIARGEDVSAFCPPAVVAMLRERLTSSLRSPP; encoded by the coding sequence ATGACCATCGCGCTCTATGCCGGCAGCTTCGACCCCGTCACCGCGGGGCACCTGTCGGTGGTGCGCCAGGCGGCGCGCCTCTTCAGCCACGTCGTGGTGGTGGTGGCGGTCAACCCGAACAAGCACACGCTGCTCACCGCTTCGGAGCGGGTGGCGCTGGTGCGGGGCGCGGTGGCCCGGCACCCCAACGTCACCGTCACGCACACCGAAGGGCTCATCGTGGAGCTGGCGCGGGAGATTGGCGCGAGCGTGCTCCTGCGCGGCGTGCGGGGCGCCACCGATGCCCAGTTCGAGACGGAGCTCGCGCAGATGAACCGCGCGCTCGCGCCCGAGCTGTCCACCCTCTTCCTGCCCGCCGAGGCGCACCTGGCCGAGGTGTCCAGCAGCGCCCTCAAGGAGCGCATCGCGCGCGGCGAGGACGTGTCCGCCTTCTGCCCTCCCGCCGTCGTCGCGATGCTGCGCGAGCGGCTGACGTCTTCCCTCCGGAGCCCCCCATGA
- a CDS encoding TetR/AcrR family transcriptional regulator → MPRPSNTEARREQIVAGLLKAMAERGYEGASVAEIARAAGLSAGLVHYHFEDKQEILLTLVQSLASRARQRFAARVSRLPADDARGRVEAFVDAFLATGPDSDVAAVAGWVTISAEAIRQPEVRVAYEAVVRADLEQLEALVAAVVGRRRARPLAAGLFAAMQGYFVLSASAPGLVPPGSAAGTVKRMAAGLLDAAGAGSREDA, encoded by the coding sequence ATGCCCCGCCCCTCCAACACCGAAGCGCGCCGCGAACAGATTGTCGCCGGGCTGCTCAAGGCCATGGCCGAGCGAGGCTACGAGGGCGCGTCGGTGGCGGAGATCGCCAGGGCGGCGGGCTTGAGCGCGGGGCTCGTCCACTACCACTTCGAGGACAAGCAGGAGATCCTCCTCACGCTGGTGCAGTCGCTGGCGTCTCGCGCGCGGCAGCGCTTCGCGGCCCGGGTGTCCAGGCTCCCGGCGGACGACGCGCGGGGGCGGGTGGAGGCGTTCGTGGACGCGTTCCTCGCCACCGGGCCGGACTCGGACGTGGCGGCGGTGGCGGGCTGGGTGACCATCAGCGCGGAGGCCATCCGCCAGCCCGAGGTGCGCGTCGCCTACGAAGCCGTGGTGCGGGCGGACCTGGAGCAGCTGGAGGCGCTCGTGGCGGCGGTGGTGGGCCGGCGCCGGGCGCGCCCCCTGGCGGCGGGGTTGTTCGCCGCCATGCAGGGCTACTTCGTGCTCTCCGCCAGCGCGCCGGGGCTCGTGCCCCCGGGTTCGGCGGCGGGCACCGTGAAGCGCATGGCGGCGGGCCTGCTGGACGCGGCCGGGGCAGGCTCGCGGGAGGACGCATGA
- a CDS encoding adenine phosphoribosyltransferase, translating into MSLDPTLVPDLQAVLRDVPDFPKPGIVFKDITPVLANPRLFGRVVNAMSAPFRGQHITKVVGVESRGFLLGAPIALALDAGFVPARKPGKLPHRRIIERYSLEYGADGVEMHEDAILQGERVLIVDDVLATGGTADATARLVQRLGGQLVGFSFLMTLDFLEGPKRLGPDKVTSLLSL; encoded by the coding sequence ATGTCGCTCGACCCCACGCTCGTCCCTGACCTCCAGGCCGTCCTGCGCGACGTGCCGGACTTCCCCAAGCCCGGCATCGTCTTCAAGGACATCACCCCCGTGCTGGCCAATCCGCGCCTCTTCGGCCGCGTCGTCAACGCCATGTCGGCGCCCTTCCGGGGCCAGCACATCACCAAGGTCGTGGGCGTGGAGTCGCGCGGCTTCCTCCTGGGCGCCCCCATCGCGCTGGCGCTGGACGCGGGCTTCGTCCCCGCCCGCAAGCCCGGCAAGCTGCCCCACCGCCGCATCATCGAGCGCTACTCCCTGGAGTACGGCGCGGACGGCGTGGAGATGCACGAGGACGCCATCCTCCAGGGCGAGCGCGTCCTCATCGTGGACGACGTGCTCGCCACCGGCGGCACCGCCGACGCCACCGCCCGGCTCGTCCAACGGCTGGGCGGGCAGCTCGTCGGCTTCAGCTTCCTCATGACACTCGACTTCCTGGAGGGCCCCAAGCGGCTGGGGCCCGACAAGGTGACGTCCCTCCTGTCGCTCTAG
- a CDS encoding DEAD/DEAH box helicase, with protein MQAVQTTADTRDPLSPQDGLWLRALKAEVQPPTFKKGREVAEGRRVFGLTREPERIRAQVAAPTGERYDVVLMPAEGKVVSSCTCPVWNTTGPHCEHVVAAALIYAARFRPPPPPQKAAPPPPPPMPEEDGMHADDEVEIPSDAPGMEGVTLPALAKVESWLGLSSLPDYEFLYRLTPANTSTGGSNGRHWVVDVRRQDAQTKGPVHVKRLLQTGSRIAPPDERIFMVLARHEQRYDSRIVLSDEDLVEVLELLRQRRVIYRGTPLVYMDAPVRPQIHLESRPDGATAQIELLFPDGVGAPLKDVIVLAGRRTWVIQAQNLHPVEPDFPPRLLRKWLLEPSMAFPAGQLDRVLTFFAAHLPRFRMSLKADDIEVDEAVEPRFVLTLEGAAERVKVQLAARYGQTTVAVSPNATHLGYASGVGEDARKLYRRRDEVERAAGKLLLDQGMRFDVPTLAFEATGDAALEFWARGLAGLPAEWERYGVTAPKVRLRPKLKPRIRVGMSGVQWFDLDAEFVTDDQAVDLGAIRMWLDSGRKFVPLKDGSFAEADTAEIKRVADLLEEAGAMPGRTRTRLPLHQAVALDLLADLGEFTEVESKARQAMLALRETAGVPKVSVPEGLQATLRHYQEAGLSWLWFLRRHGLSGILADDMGLGKTIQSLSLMQKVANEEGHKPSLVVAPTSVLANWEREAERFTPGLKAMVWHGQDRRERAEDLKGMDLVLTSYALVRRDLEQLSQVGFRYVILDEAQNIKNADSATAQACKSLPSETRLALTGTPLENRLSELWSIFDFLMPGFLGSAEGFSDRYEQPIQVANDPTAKDRLRRRIQPFIMRRLKTEVAKDLPPKTESVAWCEMEPGQAALYREVLEESRRKVNDSIEKVGFKRSRVSILAALMRLRQVCCDPRLLKMPPGTLLPSSAKLERFMQLVEDLIAEGHRALVFSQFTEMLELLKQEADKKGMKYLYLDGRTKDRMGKVDEYNRPDGPPLFFISLKAGGTGLNLTAADYVIHFDPWWNPAVEDQATDRTHRIGQTRAVISYKLITRGTVEEKILSLQRRKRELAAGVLGTDGDDMGRTLTEQDIQELFTEI; from the coding sequence TTGCAAGCCGTGCAAACCACCGCCGACACCCGAGACCCTCTCTCCCCGCAAGACGGACTGTGGCTTCGCGCCCTCAAGGCCGAGGTCCAGCCCCCCACGTTCAAGAAAGGTCGAGAGGTGGCCGAGGGCCGCCGCGTATTCGGCCTGACACGTGAGCCCGAACGCATCCGCGCGCAGGTCGCGGCTCCGACGGGCGAACGCTACGACGTGGTCCTGATGCCGGCAGAGGGGAAGGTCGTTTCTTCCTGCACCTGCCCGGTGTGGAACACCACCGGCCCGCACTGTGAGCACGTCGTCGCCGCGGCGCTCATCTACGCCGCGCGCTTCCGACCGCCGCCACCGCCCCAGAAGGCCGCGCCGCCGCCCCCTCCTCCGATGCCGGAGGAGGACGGGATGCACGCGGACGACGAGGTGGAGATCCCCAGCGACGCGCCGGGGATGGAGGGCGTCACCCTGCCCGCGCTCGCCAAGGTGGAGAGCTGGCTGGGCCTGTCGTCGCTGCCGGACTACGAGTTCCTCTACCGGCTGACCCCCGCGAACACGAGCACGGGCGGCTCCAACGGTCGGCACTGGGTCGTGGACGTGCGCCGTCAGGACGCGCAGACCAAGGGCCCCGTCCACGTCAAGCGCCTGCTCCAGACGGGCAGCCGCATCGCGCCCCCGGACGAGCGCATCTTCATGGTGCTGGCGCGGCACGAGCAGCGCTACGACTCGCGCATCGTGCTGTCCGACGAGGACCTGGTGGAGGTGCTGGAGCTGCTGCGCCAGCGCCGGGTCATCTACCGGGGCACGCCGCTGGTCTACATGGACGCGCCCGTGCGTCCGCAGATCCACCTGGAGTCGCGTCCGGACGGCGCCACCGCGCAGATTGAACTGCTGTTCCCGGACGGCGTGGGCGCTCCGCTCAAGGACGTCATCGTGCTGGCGGGGCGGCGCACCTGGGTCATCCAGGCGCAGAACCTCCACCCGGTGGAGCCGGACTTCCCGCCGCGCCTGCTGCGCAAGTGGCTGCTGGAGCCGTCCATGGCCTTCCCGGCCGGACAGCTGGACCGGGTACTGACGTTCTTCGCCGCGCACCTGCCGCGCTTCCGCATGTCGCTGAAGGCGGACGACATCGAGGTCGACGAGGCGGTGGAGCCACGCTTCGTCCTCACGCTGGAGGGCGCCGCCGAGCGCGTGAAGGTGCAGCTGGCCGCGCGCTACGGCCAGACGACGGTGGCGGTGTCGCCCAACGCGACCCACCTGGGCTACGCCAGCGGCGTCGGCGAGGACGCCCGCAAGCTGTACCGCCGCCGCGACGAGGTGGAGCGCGCCGCGGGCAAGCTGCTCTTGGACCAGGGGATGCGCTTCGACGTGCCCACGCTGGCCTTCGAGGCGACGGGCGACGCGGCGCTGGAGTTCTGGGCGCGGGGCCTGGCGGGCCTCCCGGCGGAGTGGGAGCGCTACGGCGTCACGGCCCCCAAGGTGCGGCTGCGGCCGAAGCTCAAGCCGCGCATCCGCGTGGGCATGAGCGGCGTGCAGTGGTTCGACCTGGACGCGGAGTTCGTCACCGACGATCAAGCCGTGGACCTGGGCGCCATCCGCATGTGGCTGGACTCGGGGCGCAAGTTCGTGCCCCTCAAGGACGGCTCCTTCGCGGAGGCGGACACCGCGGAGATCAAGCGCGTGGCGGACCTCCTGGAGGAGGCCGGCGCCATGCCGGGCCGCACGCGCACGCGGCTGCCGCTGCACCAGGCGGTGGCGTTGGACCTGCTCGCGGACCTGGGCGAGTTCACCGAGGTGGAGTCCAAGGCGCGTCAGGCCATGCTCGCGCTGCGCGAGACGGCGGGCGTGCCGAAGGTCTCCGTGCCGGAGGGGCTCCAGGCCACGCTGCGCCACTACCAGGAGGCGGGCCTGTCCTGGCTCTGGTTCCTGCGCCGGCACGGGCTGTCCGGCATCCTCGCGGACGACATGGGTCTGGGAAAGACCATCCAGTCCCTGAGCCTGATGCAGAAGGTGGCCAACGAAGAGGGCCACAAGCCGTCGCTGGTGGTCGCGCCCACGAGCGTGCTCGCCAACTGGGAGCGTGAGGCGGAGCGCTTCACCCCGGGCCTCAAGGCCATGGTGTGGCACGGGCAGGACCGGCGCGAGCGGGCGGAGGACCTCAAGGGCATGGACCTGGTGCTCACGTCGTACGCGCTGGTGCGCCGCGACCTGGAGCAGCTGTCCCAGGTGGGCTTCCGCTACGTCATCCTGGACGAGGCGCAGAACATCAAGAACGCGGACAGCGCCACCGCGCAGGCGTGCAAGTCGCTGCCCAGCGAGACGCGCCTGGCGCTCACCGGTACGCCGCTGGAGAACCGGCTGTCGGAGCTCTGGAGCATCTTCGACTTCCTGATGCCCGGCTTCCTGGGCAGCGCGGAGGGCTTCAGCGACCGCTACGAGCAGCCCATCCAGGTGGCCAACGATCCCACCGCGAAGGACCGGCTGCGCCGACGCATCCAGCCCTTCATCATGCGCCGGCTCAAGACGGAGGTGGCCAAGGACCTGCCGCCGAAGACGGAGAGCGTCGCGTGGTGCGAGATGGAGCCCGGGCAGGCCGCGCTCTACCGCGAGGTGCTGGAGGAGAGCCGCCGCAAGGTGAACGACTCCATCGAGAAGGTGGGCTTCAAGCGCAGCCGCGTGTCCATCCTCGCCGCGCTGATGCGCCTGCGGCAGGTGTGCTGCGATCCGCGCCTGCTCAAGATGCCGCCCGGCACGCTGCTGCCGTCCAGCGCGAAGCTCGAGCGCTTCATGCAGCTCGTGGAGGACCTCATCGCGGAGGGCCACCGCGCGCTCGTCTTCAGCCAGTTCACGGAGATGCTGGAGCTGCTGAAGCAGGAGGCCGACAAGAAGGGCATGAAGTACCTGTACCTGGACGGTCGCACCAAGGACCGCATGGGCAAGGTGGACGAGTACAACCGCCCGGACGGGCCGCCGCTGTTCTTCATCAGCTTGAAGGCGGGCGGCACCGGCTTGAACCTCACCGCGGCCGACTACGTCATCCACTTCGACCCGTGGTGGAACCCGGCCGTGGAGGACCAGGCCACGGACCGTACGCACCGCATCGGTCAGACGCGCGCGGTCATCAGCTACAAGCTGATCACCCGCGGCACGGTGGAGGAGAAGATTCTCAGCCTCCAGCGTCGCAAGCGGGAGCTCGCCGCCGGCGTGCTCGGCACGGACGGGGACGACATGGGCCGCACGCTCACGGAGCAGGACATCCAGGAGCTGTTCACCGAAATCTGA